A stretch of Henckelia pumila isolate YLH828 chromosome 4, ASM3356847v2, whole genome shotgun sequence DNA encodes these proteins:
- the LOC140865421 gene encoding very-long-chain enoyl-CoA reductase-like yields MKVAVTTRSGRELVKGGLELSDSATVADLQEAIYKRTKKFYPARQRLTLPLPPVSKEKPIVLNYKKSLKEYTDGNKDQFIVVFKDLGPQVKYSTLFFWEYLGPLILYPIFYYYPVYRFFGYKEERVIHQVQTYAMYYWCFHYFKRIMETFFVHRFSHATSPIANVFRNCAYYWTFGAWIAYYVNHPLYTPVNDLQMKIGFGFGLLCQISNFYCHLMLRNLRGSDASGGYQIPRGFLFNLVTCANYTTEIYQWLGFNVATQTIAGYVFMVVAAAIMTNWALAKHRRLKKLFDGKEGRPKYPRRWVILPPFL; encoded by the exons ATGAAGGTGGCCGTCACCACTCGTAGCGGGCGAGAACTCGTGAAGGGAGGCTTGGAGCTCAGTGATTCG GCCACTGTGGCTGATTTGCAGGAGGCGATTTACAAGCGAA CAAAAAAATTCTATCCCGCACGACAGCGATTGACCCTCCCTCTCCCACCCGTATCGAAGGAGAAGCCCATTGTTCTTAACTATAAAAAGAGTCTGAAAGAGTACACTGATGGGAACAAAGACCAATTCATTGTAGTTTTTAAGGATTTGGGTCCACAAGTTAAGTACAGTACCCTTTTCTTCTGGGAGTATTTGGGTCCGCTGATTCTCTATCCTATCTTCTACTACTATCCCGTGTACCGTTTCTTTGGCTACAAGGAGGAGCGTGTCATTCACCAAGTTCAGACATATGCCATGTATTACTGGTGTTTCCATTACTTTAAACGTATTATGGAAACCTTTTTCGTTCATCGCTTTAGCCATGCAACTTCACCAATTGCAAATGTCTTCCGAAACTGTGCTTATTACTGGACTTTTGGTGCTTGGATTGCATATTATGTCAATCACCCACTGTACACACCTGTCAATGATCTCCAGATGAAGATTGGTTTTGGGTTCGGTTTGCTTTGTCAAATTTCAAACTTCTATTGTCACCTCATGTTGAGAAATCTTCGGGGTTCTGATGCAAGTGGCGGCTACCAAATACCACGTGGCTTTTTGTTCAACTTAGTTACCTGTGCAAACTACACGACCGAGATTTATCAGTGGCTAGGCTTCAACGTCGCAACACAAACCATTGCAGGTTATGTCTTCATGGTGGTTGCTGCTGCCATAATGACGAACTGGGCCCTCGCTAAACACCGCCGTCTCAAAAAG